In Zingiber officinale cultivar Zhangliang chromosome 3B, Zo_v1.1, whole genome shotgun sequence, a single window of DNA contains:
- the LOC121967710 gene encoding uncharacterized protein LOC121967710 encodes MPQPPMLQPQIPLMAAPVPRHSSNLGDLKSQIFKRLGQEQAQQYFSYLNHFLLQKLSKQEFNKLCILTLGHENIPLHNQLIRLIFHNACHAKERSYDKFPQILLMKKSSQVDDILAFSQDPNAKRQTAFDCDMLQKLPHKINHGTENYWIKDHSSNLGQNGMVEISDVAVFSENGDSKGSMQKRYCGAYELPPKRARIQQTSLRKQVSLDSKFIAGVVPLVHKHGKNYRIDMDFFKAPIQAPLGIHLCSERIGGAKRSRFSSGSGTCNSFRSSYDYSALYPTEALKKRIEKITQAQGLEGVTLDCANLLNMALDAYLKRLIRSCVELVGERNSHLPVKQQIHNLPPHSMSYSSGRVGNNTQVQGSIGASEGKHVLNMLDFKVVMELNPQLLGEDWPLLLEKFCLR; translated from the coding sequence ATGCCGCAGCCTCCAATGCTGCAGCCGCAGATACCGCTGATGGCAGCACCAGTGCCGAGGCATTCGAGTAATCTTGGTGACCTGAAATCGCAGATATTCAAGCGGCTTGGTCAGGAGCAGGCGCAACAGTACTTCAGCTATTTGAATCATTTTCTGTTACAAAAGCTGAGCAAGCAAGAGTTTAACAAGCTTTGCATTTTGACACTTGGCCATGAGAATATCCCTTTGCACAATCAGTTAATTCGTTTGATCTTTCACAATGCCTGTCATGCCAAAGAACGTAGTTATGATAAGTTCCCACAAATTTTGTTAATGAAGAAATCATCTCAAGTAGATGATATACTTGCTTTTTCACAAGATCCAAATGCAAAGCGGCAAACTGCGtttgattgtgatatgttgcagaAATTGCCCCACAAGATCAATCATGGAACCGAAAATTATTGGATCAAAGATCACTCCAGTAACCTTGGACAAAATGGGATGGTGGAAATCTCGGATGTCGCGGTTTTCAGTGAGAATGGCGATTCAAAAGGATCAATGCAGAAGCGATATTGTGGGGCTTATGAGCTTCCACCAAAGAGAGCAAGAATCCAACAAACATCTCTAAGGAAACAGGTTTCCTTAGACAGTAAGTTTATTGCTGGAGTAGTTCCCTTGGTACATAAACATGGCAAGAACTACAGAATTGATATGGATTTTTTTAAGGCGCCAATTCAAGCTCCACTTGGAATTCATTTATGTTCAGAAAGGATTGGTGGGGCTAAAAGGTCACGGTTTTCATCAGGTAGTGGTACGTGTAATAGCTTTCGTAGTAGTTATGATTATAGTGCACTGTATCCAACTGAGGCATTGAAGAAGAGAATTGAGAAAATAACTCAGGCACAGGGCTTGGAAGGAGTCACACTGGACTGTGCCAACTTGTTGAATATGGCATTGGATGCATATTTGAAGCGGCTGATTAGGTCATGCGTTGAGCTAGTAGGAGAAAGAAATAGTCATTTACCTGTAAAGCAGCAAATTCACAATCTGCCTCCTCATTCAATGTCTTATTCTAGTGGTCGGGTAGGAAATAACACCCAAGTACAAGGTAGCATTGGGGCTTCAGAAGGCAAACATGTGTTGAATATGCTGGACTTTAAGGTAGTGATGGAGCTAAACCCACAACTACTTGGGGAGGATTGGCCCTTGCTCCTTGAGAAATTTTGTCTTCGTTAA